In Massilistercora timonensis, the following are encoded in one genomic region:
- a CDS encoding MerR family transcriptional regulator has product MFRIGELASIYKISGKTLRYYDELGLLKPQYVDETTGYRYYTSSQIPVLNEIFLLKEMGLSLKEIAYLMQREEDEDNTVLKGLLELKQMEFDRQIQELNQKKQTIELLKKKLDGRDRIEISNFKVGLKKIEKMTVASLNARISAYSTQESLWSELLDFLNSSRIKTGTERYTIYYDSVFKGDDIQVEIQKRVLAPFQGNERICCKETEELPQVAYLLHAGDHESVMNSYEAILTWIEENQFDIAGNIREEFHMDDFMTSNPDEFVTEIQIPVKKQRSKE; this is encoded by the coding sequence ATGTTTCGGATCGGAGAACTTGCGAGTATCTACAAGATTTCAGGGAAAACGCTTCGCTACTACGATGAACTCGGACTGTTGAAACCTCAGTATGTCGATGAAACTACAGGGTATCGGTACTATACGTCATCGCAGATCCCAGTGCTTAATGAGATATTTCTTCTCAAGGAGATGGGGCTGTCGTTGAAAGAAATCGCATATCTGATGCAGAGAGAGGAGGATGAGGATAATACAGTCCTAAAAGGGCTTCTGGAGTTGAAACAGATGGAATTTGACCGGCAGATTCAGGAATTGAATCAGAAGAAACAGACCATCGAATTGTTGAAGAAGAAACTGGACGGCAGGGACCGGATTGAGATCTCCAATTTTAAAGTGGGCCTTAAGAAAATCGAAAAGATGACAGTTGCAAGCCTGAATGCCAGGATCAGCGCATATTCCACACAAGAATCTCTGTGGAGTGAGCTTCTGGATTTTTTGAACAGTTCCAGGATCAAAACCGGAACGGAGCGATATACCATTTATTACGATTCCGTATTCAAAGGTGATGACATCCAGGTGGAGATCCAGAAAAGAGTGCTTGCGCCGTTCCAGGGGAATGAGAGGATCTGCTGCAAGGAGACGGAAGAATTGCCGCAGGTTGCCTATCTGCTTCATGCGGGGGATCACGAAAGTGTGATGAATTCTTATGAAGCGATCTTAACCTGGATCGAAGAGAATCAATTTGATATAGCCGGAAATATCAGGGAAGAGTTTCATATGGATGATTTTATGACCAGCAACCCAGATGAATTTGTGACGGAAATCCAGATACCTGTAAAAAAACAGAGATCCAAAGAATGA